The region ttttttaataaatagaattttgGCTACAATTGATTCTTGCCTTTCTGTTGACAGCTCACAGTACCTGTAGGGGTTCGTGGCATATACTGTACGTTTGAATGTCAAAATATTTAGGAAGATATTCAGCAACTGATTTTTTGGCCAGgtaggcatctacacagacacaattggttATATCTGAGGGGAACCATGTGGCTGTAGCCCATCAATAAATTGGAATACCGTCCAGAATATTCCTGATAGAAACCGACCTGCCATGGTTCCGCCCAGGATGGAGCGACTGATAAAAACGCTCATCCGATTTTATACTCAAGTCAATGTTTAACAATAAGTCAGTTTAACAGTCAGTCGAACATGATTTATGTTCACCATGATTGCAGCCAATTGTGTTTAATCTACAAAGCTATTCTTAAAGCACAGCTCAAAAAGCATATTAGGAGACAGTAAACCcagcattttacaaaaagcatACATTTATTCTCACCGTGTTCAATGTGTAAAAAAAGCTAACTGTGATACTTTACAAACAGGGAAAGGCCGAACCTTTCCACTAGATGAGGAGTGACTGGAGTAGATAGACGTGAGAGAAAAGGACGCAGTTCCTGAGTTACTCTCACCAGCCGAACCGTGAGACGAGCTTCTCCTGGTCACCCAGGTCTTTCTGTACCTTCTTTCTCATGTAGAAGATTGGACAATCTCGACTAAACAGAAAAACAGTGTTTAGGAACTCGGATGTCAGTAAATATGACATCTAGCCATTTTTAGCCAACCAACACTAATGATTAATGAGATCTCAAACCAAGTTGATTCATTAAAggaagcatttgctaaatgaaATTCATTCCGACAGTTTCGATAGAACATCTTAAgtgcacatatacatacacacctgGTACACAGCACATCTTCATGCAGGGAACCTTGACAGCGCTGACACTGAGTCCAAAGACGAGAGAATTTCTCTTCCAGGGATGAGAGGTGAGCAATctgaaaaacattttgtataGACAGACAATTATTTAAGATCTGAATATCTAATATCAGCTTAGTAGTTTTAATTTCACctataattgtatttaaatgatgCACAAATCTACCATGTAGAACTGGGTAGAACAGCAAAAAGCTTCTTTTTAAACACCGAGTCATTCATGAGTAATTTAACAGCACTCCAAAATACTAATCGAACAAGTAATATTAcatataaaaaatgattaagAATTGTTTCCAGCTGATCTAATATTTAgaggtcaccacagtggatctggtccacataccagacttgggAGGGTTGCGTCAGCGTAAAAACTGCTATTTTTATCCAGACTTGGGACTAGTACTAAGAATGCACTGTGAAGTGCACCTCCTAATGGATAGGCTGTTTCACAGAATCCCCaggaataatataataaataaaatactggtaGCTTGGATACAAGATTTGCTTATCTTGGTCACCTGGACTACTGATTTGTCCACCTTTAGTTCCCATATTACTAGACTGATCAACAACAACCATTGATTCACTGATTTACTGCACTGGGTGACTATCAAGCCCTTGGTGACATTTATCAGCTTTGTTATGCTGTGCTGGTGTCCTCCAAAACACACCTCTTTCTGATAGAGCTCAGACTCTTTCTTCTTGCAGAAGTCACATACAGCAGCTACAGAAAAACAGAATGAAGAGGAACAGATGAACACCTTGTTTAAATCCAGGAACATAATTCCAGTGCAGAGCAGGCTCATTAATGAAAGGCTTTGTATGAATCAGTTTTAGGACTCCAACGTACCGTCGGTTTTGAGAACTGCTTTGCAGCCGATGCATGTGCTGCGCTTCTGGGCAAAGGCCATGAGGCCACCTACCCTAGAGGTCAGAACAGTCTTACAGCGTGTGTGATCTCCCTCTGAAACAAAACAGCACAAGAACAGCGGTTAAACTAGaacattttttacacagtagcgAGAATCAGTGGTTCTGTTAATGATGGGTAAAGCACCGGAACTCATAACATGGCACTCCATGATATATCACGATTTAAAACCAGAGCTCGTTGTATATAACTGAAAGTATGAAGTCATACAGATGTAGCTGTGTTTACACATACAGACTTTCCATTACTCACTGAGTAATACACTCTCAGCCTTGGTCTCTCCCAGTATGGGCTCAAAGATGCGCAGTAGAGGTTTAGACAACTGTTGCTCCAGGTAGTACGCCGTGTCGATAGGTATATTGTTCTCTAGCACATAAATCGGATCCTGTTCAggcagaaatgcaaaaatattgcTGTTAATGGACAGTTAAACAGCTCAGCTTCTCATGTTGATACTACAACACCAGCAGAAACAAGCATCAACTACATGAACACACAGTAACTACATTTTAACTCAGGATAATTGCTAGGCCATACACATATTCACCTATTTTTATTCTTACAGTCAAGCTACTTTGGTTATTTGCTCTGTAATTGTTCTGACAGGGATATTTAAGGTGTGTGAACTTcagaaaagcttttttttttttttttacctgaaaCATCTTTTAGAATAAAACTAAATGCAATCTGCACAagagcatttttattttctaactTACTGTCTAACCACAAACAATGACCAAATGCTCGTTTACCGCACAtgattttatttacaaacaGCACCCACTGACCTCGGACTTCATGTACGCTGCCACTCCTTTGGCTGCTTTAATGATGACGTATGGAACCCGATCTCCAAGGTTAGGGGCACTTCCGGCATCGCGCTTTCGCATCCTGCATGCACAGAAATACACAGATCACTATTAAACCACAATGCAACAGTATATTTCATACAAAAACAACTGTATGCTGTAtgcactcatacacacctcTCTGCAAGTTCCACATGGGCCTGTTTACCAGCGTACTCCTGCGCTGTGCGAGTCAGCTCCTTGGTAATGACCAGCTGACTGATGTCAATACGATTACACAGTAGGTCCGAGATCACCTCTTTAGCATGAGCTACAGCGCCATCAGGATCTCTGCAACATACAAGTGTATTATTATCTCACTCTCGCTCAAGATCATATGGCtcaattaatttaaaaacaatgcctATGAATCTTAACCAGCCATTTTGGAAACGTTTTAAAGAAACGTTATAGACACTTaagtgtggatttgtgtacctgtcTATGAGAGTCTTTTGGAGGCACATGTTGATAAGGTTCGCCACAAGGGGGCAGTTGTCTCGTCTCACAGTCTCTATTCCCTTGCAGTCCATCTTATCATGATGCTCTGCACTGGAGGAGAAGTAAAGCCCTGCATACCTCTTCTTATTGATCAGCAAATAGGGATAGTACACCTGGAATAGAATAAAACAAAGCAGACATGTTTTATAAGTAAGTGTTTCATACATGATCACTGTATTGCTTTTCTACATCCCTCCCAGCACCATTTACCTTCTCAAACTCTAGTTTGATTGGGGGAACGAAGTGAGAAGAAATCCATTCGGCGGCCTCTTTTCCCATTTTCATAGCATCCTGCACGGTGTCAACACCCAGTTTCACCATTACAGAGTCTGTGTCTCCATAGATGAcctaaatacagaaaaaaaacagaagccAACATTCATCAATACAGCTTACCGGACAGGTCACAAATCATCAGGTGTTTTCCAGATGCTGGGTAACTGGGGATGTATTACCTTGGCATCTGCAGGAAAGCCATTAGCGACAGTGTACTTAGATTCAACAAGCTGTTTGGTCTGTTCAATCATCTGCCTACCAAAGCCTGTTACACTCTGTACAAACACATCCAAAACATGTCGGTTACAGTCAGTCCTGCAGTGATAGAATCGTTCCACTGAGGTTCTTGATCAGGTAAAGAGTAAGACTGACCTGTGAGATCTCCAGGCAGGGCAGTTTGCCCACCTGTGCCCCGGTAAAACCATACACAGAGTTGGCACTGATCTTCAGAGCTAACTGTCTGCCATCCAGCACCTGCTTCCTAAATGGGTCAGTCTCCTTCTTCAAATCAGTCTTCGCCCTGAACGCACAACCAAAAAAAGATTAGGCACGTTCATTTCTGGTTAATTTGTTGTAGGATTAAATATTTCTGGGACTAAAACGTAGCTCTGTCAGCtttagattatttttttttagatcatgtGTCATGTTTTGTACCGATTTTCAACCAGACCCATCATCCTAACAAACCAACAGGTGGTGCAGGGCCCAAATATTACTTATTGTATAGTATTTCTGGAGCTCGTCATCAAAGTCGAACACCTGGCAACCCTACTTACAACCATGAACCCTGTATCTTATTAAAGCAAAGTAAACAATCGAACCCCCCATGGATATCATCACTGCGTGTAGACACCCTGGTTCCTATGCCCCTGCACATAGCTGCACATGTGTGTGAttatgtgttactgtatgtgtttattcTCACCTCTTGCGGGCACTTAGCAGGTTCTCCAGAATCTCTGGGAGAAGACCCTTTCTCACTGAGCTTTTCACAAAATAATCACCTGTAGGCGTCTTGATAAAGTCATCTGAAGAGAGACTGTGCACACATTCCACAATCAATATGACACGATCATAAGCACAGGCAAAACAAATCAAATATGACatctgttttaatacaatagacaccagtacaaataaattaattaaaaaacatagGCTCAATCTGTATCTTACCCCAGTTTTTCTGCCTGGTCTTTCTGCAGCAGTGCAGTGTAGCACAGGTTATGCGCCATCATAATTGACGGGTACAGAGAGGAGAAATCCAGAGTGGTTATAGGGATGCTGTAGTacctgttcacacacacacatacaatacaGTGAACAACTAGAATACGTTTACACATGAATCAGCCAAAATTGCAAGCGTAAACACActgggggtggcacagtggctcagtaggtagcactgtcggctcAAAGCAAGGaagtcctggattcgattcccaggtgaaacaggtcaggtcctttctgtgtagaatttgcatgttctccccatgtctgtgtgggtttcctccgggagctccggtttcctcccacagtccaaagacaagcaagtgaggtggattggagatacaaaatttccGTGTttgcttgaactgatgaatcttgtgtaaccagtaattacctgtcctgtcatgaattatcaccaaaagtgtgtaaaacatgacgttaaaatccttttcaataaataaacccagttttacggcttctcatgtaaaagcaGTTTGGTTAAGGTACGTATACTCAGTGTACAATATGAGCCACAGAAAAGAACATTAAACCATAAACAGGCGCGACACTCACCCTTTCTCTGGCTCAATGACGGTGGCTCCAGTATAATCCTCTCCTCCTTCCGTCTTTACCACAGGCATTACCAAGTCCTGCTTCACCGCCTACACAGACCCagcaaacatctgtgtgaattACTAATATGACTATAGGTGTGTAATGCGTGCGGTGGTACGGTTTCACCTACATGTCGCAGTAACTGTGACACGACTTTAATCTGCTGGCCTCGGGAGAGCAGGTAGGTCAGAGGCACGCCTGTGACTCTGGCCATCTCCATGTAGTTAATGACACACATCAGCTTCTGCAGCAAGCGCAGCGGTAGGTAGGCATCCTTCAGACAGTACACGGCCAAACGTCTCCTTGTCTGCTCATTTCCATTCTACAAGCAGAGAACAAGACAAAGAAACACAGAGAGGAGGTTCTTCTGTTAAAGTAAACAGAGGTCTGAGCAAGCCTAATTCTGAAGCACAACACTAGTTTTCCCCTCACCCTTCACCGGCTCCCATTCTATGCCTGCTTGATTTATCAAGAGTCACGCTGCACTGTACCACATCTACCTTATTTCATTTGTACAAAagcaaaaattattttatattattcaaTTGGTTAAAAATACAACCCTCGATCTGATAAAGAAGCACCAGATCACCACACACCCAGTCCGTTATGTGTCCAATCTTTGGCCGCTTCTTATCGCCGGCCAGTGTGGctccacacacacagctatatcACATACGGAGAGCCTTCTGTCTTTCTAAAAAGCTATAACAAAAAGTTTAATTGGCTATACCTGCAGATCTGTGATAATGGAGTGCTGGACGTCTTCCTTCTGCTCTTGAAGGAAGTGGAAACTGACAGCGTTGAGGGTGTACGAGCGCAGTTTATAATCCCTTAACAGCACCTGAAGCAGAGAAGGAGTGTTACATTAAGCTGGTTTTCGGTAATCACAGAGATGTACTTGGCACTAACATATTGCATGAGGGCTACATGATTTTCACCGTCTTAGTTATGTTTTAAAATTGCATTGAGGATAAAATAAAGTCAATAGATTCTGAAAGAAATGTACTTCCTTCACGATTCATGGTCATGTTGccattttaacaaaaaaaaatgtacatCATCACCTGCAGAAGGTCAAACTGCACTCTCCCCTCCATGTTGACAGATTTGTTTTCTCGGCGGCCCATCTGTTTGCTCTGGAAGTTGGAGTCCTTTATGACAGACTTGATTCCTCGCACCCGACCCAGGTAGGGAAAAAAATTCACCTAAAGGAAAAACCATATAGTTAGGCATATCCATCACAAGCCTATTATTCATTGGTTTGTAGTGGCCACATGCACACACTGTATATCAGGACTACTGACAAATCTTTAAAAACTACTattttacaaacattttggtCTGCTTGGGTGGCTAAAACCAAAATAAACTACAGCCAGGGTAGTCAAGGGTGTCCACAAGAGCAAATCCTGCTTAGACTTCTAATGCCAACACACCTTTAGAGCAGCAGATCTGTTGAGGAGGTACGGCAGGTCAAAGTTCTGAATATTGTAGCCTGTAATGATATCAGGATCCACCGTCCTTACAAACTCTGCCcaactctaaaaacacacaacacaaccaATTATTACCGTTTATCTATTCAGAAATATCAAGCAGGATGGTTACTGGATAAGTGCATGTGTACGTCAAGTATACCTGCAGTAGCTGCTTCTCCTGAGTGAAGCAGAGAATCTGAGAGCCTACTATACTAGCGCAGCTCTGCAAGGTGAAAACGGTGCGTATAAACGGCTCCTTCTCTCCCTGACGCTGCACCATGGAGGCAATCTGAATCACAGGGTCCACCTCAGCTTCAGgaaacacacctaaacacagacATTAAAAGGTCTTAATGGGAGAATGAATCTTTTTcactaggaaacactgggcataaggtagaaataccctggacgcagcaccaattcattgcagggctCTACATATTAACTACATATTTCTTTCAATAGAACACGCACCTTTCCTGCCAGCACACTCGATATCAAAGCTGAGGACCCTGAGAGGAGCGATTCTCTGCCAGTCTCCCTCTGCTGGGTGACTGATCAGATCAGTCCATCCCACATCCACCTCATACTGACACAATGACACCTTTTGAAGAcagagagaaaaacaaaaagCTTACATTatgggattttaatgatttctgacTAAATAAATGGAACACAATTCTTTAGCCAAGGTCCCTTCATACATTAAAAGTTCGTCTTTATCTATAAAACTGTTGTAAGTGTGGATTGAGAAGAGTAAACATGGACACAATACCTCCTCTATTGGGAATAAGCCATGTTTACTGTCCTGCCATTACCTTTCCTGGATCTTTGGAGTCGGTCTCCCCGGAACTCTTTTCCTTTCTGAGTTTGTACTTTCCTTTAGGTAGTTCAATCCAGCAGCAGCCCACTACATCACTGTCCACCATAAACCTGATGTTTACACACATGGGACAAATTTTATGAACAGTTGACAAACTACTTACTATATTCTAACCATAAATTGGATGCAATTAGTTCGTCTTGCAGGTCCAGACCTAGTTGCAGTTCTGTTAAGATTTTGGTTTAAGGTGATGAGAAACAAATTCTCAGGGTAGAAACAAATTTAGTAAGCCAATCACACCTGATAAAGGCAGAGTTTAAAATTTAAGCAAACTGTGTCACAGACTACACACAGAACTTATGTCCTATGTACAATTTAAACAGCAAGATACAATAACGCAAGATACATAAGACATGCAAGATACATGTTCAGTAAATACCAATGCACAAGAGTTTAACAGTGCGCTGTTAACCATGTGTAAGGATGCAAATAATTACAATGCATTGACAACACTCCACTTCCAGCCCACTAAATAAATTGTTCAATTTTTTGCAGCACACACACCTGATCTCGAAGTCAATGTTGGCCTCGTAGGTAGAATAGTTCTGAATGGGAAAGTTTGCAAACTTAAAGCCCTGCTCCAGTAAGCGTTTTGCTGGGGCAACAAGACGTGGCATCGCCATGGTGATTCGAAGAAAGTCCAAAATACGCTTGCCATGGTAGCCATACATACCTTGGTAGGGACAAGAGACAAAAAAAATAGTCAAAAAAGTGAAGAGGAACCAATCACACACTGTCTCTAGCCACATGTATTAGATGTATTACAATACTTACTTTCTTTGCGGGTGATGTCCACTGCCAGCACAGTGACCGATATGTTGTCTTTGTTTGAGCGCATGTCTTTCAGCACTACTGAGTTCAACTCTTTCTGGAACTCTGACAGGTGAGATCTAGTAAAGCCTGAAAGAAGGAAGGATAAGTCATGTGTCtgatattttatcttattttcatcatccgctttatcttggtcagggtcgcggcaggtccggttccactaggaaacactggacacagggCAGGATAACCCTGGACAGGGCTCAGTTCATCACAGTTCATCAGAGTTTTGGACCACAACCCACAATCCTAAGTCAGACATAGcgaatcatgtctgtgtagacgcccagtcGGCAAATAGCACTGCTTAGATCGAACCTTGATCTCAGCTGtgatgggctagcgtaatagactgctgcctCAACAAGTTAATAAACAAATTATTCTGTATACACAAACATACGATTGGTCAACACTGCTATAATGTACCAACACTTATAAGCCCCCACTGAAGTGATATTGAGTGTGAATTACCAGTCGGTGCAGGGATGTAAAAATATGGTGCAAATCCATGTATATGACAACAGACACTGTTCCCATCGTCCGTCACCCCGAACATACGAACAATCGGAACCTTCCCCTGAATCTGTCCTGGCATCCCGGCCACTGcagaacctacacacacacacaaacacacacacatgtaacagGAATAATAAAAGAGGAAATACACATAGTTTTTGTCTTATATTCTAATTGTGATCTTTACCCAGGTAATAATCCAAGTCAATCTGCTGGAATATCAGATTGTCTTTATCCGGATGAAGAACCGGCGCATGTGGCCGACGCCAGCGAGGGTTCAGATCAGCCGAGAATAAGTCACCTATGAAAAGCACACAGAGTGAAAACAGACACCTCTGATTCCGTACAATCTCCCtcatcagttttttatttatttgaatactGACCCACTGGGATGACATGATGACCTGCCTGGCCCTCCCCAGATTCCACCTCCATGTCCATTTCATCAAAGAGGGCAAGCTCCTCTTCAAAGTGAGATGGGCCATCCTCCCACTCCGGGCCTGGTTTGCCCTTTTTAGGCTGAGAGGAGCCCAAAGCAGGTCCTCCATTGCGCCTCTTAAAATCCATTCTTAGCAgctacacagaaacacacaaacacgagGTCAAATGTGCTTCAGACATGGTTAAAAAATCCAGACACCAATTATTGACACCATTAGTACTTTGTTGCAAAGCTGTTGTTGTTGGCAATTACATGTTACACAGAACAATATGATCAAATCTGATTTTTTTCAGGGctgtaaacacaataaaatttaGATATGCTCCAAATGCCCCCCTgcccaggggcggctcgttccttagggcgatcgggcgacgcaccaccaaagggaagaaatttttctatcacagctgtgactgttctggagtctgtcttgcctgtgaatatcgtagtccaatcagcgtcaagttgtgttccgtacagtaccgccccttttggggtgaTTTCAgtcgccccggattgctctcatagactcttattttaggattattttttttcaaactgcaggcgctgcaatataTTCTGAATggcttccgggagggctcgcacttacgtgcttgcgtcacacgtaacctggtgtcgcgatctcgtcaccatgactaccatcacctcagttcggagcaactccatggTGTCAAATCGtcatagtaatcaggataaattagcgacttaagaattagggtcacccagaccaaatttaaacatcaagcaagtatctacaaataggggaaaatcatataagttacaagtaaattacaactaatgtcatttttaaatcgtgaattgtgattgcacttattgtagctccccaattgtttaattgtacttctttattcattgcatcAGTTGCAATTGTttgctttacttaattttatgattaatgttaaagctggtctctctccatgttcaaagttatttgtgagggcaaactgacagacttaagatgttaattatttaagctttaatttacccatcgaacgggtcaccttggccatcatcgcaacaattgccccccctgagagatttggcaggagccgccactgcccCTGCCCCAACTAGGGCAGTAATGTTTCAGAATGTTTCAATCTGTCATGTGATACGCATACTTTTTGCAGAACAAACACACGCTGTTTGTAATAAAATGGCATTTATTGTGGTTTATTGATGTGAATATAATAAACGGAAAACGTGACGATAACAATAAACAGCAACTGTGCGTAACACTGTTAACCCAACTGTTAAAGTTTATTCAGAGTGACACAAAACTGCCACAATGTAAACATTCCTTCTGACGTAAAGACAGACTGGAACCCTAAAACGATGCAGCTACGACattttaagttttattatttGAGAACAGACTTGACAAGTCAGGTAGCTTGCTCCATTAGCAAAGTCCGCGTCTTTTTTCCCCACCCGTATCTGACACGAGCCCGCCTCCTGCGCTACGATTTGCTAACACACAGTAATCATGAGCGAGTTAACCAATCACACAACAAGACGCGCCTTCCACTATCCAATCACAGCGTTGGAACTAGAACTTGTCAAAAAACAGGTAGGAATAATAGAACATATTATCAAACTGCTAGCAAACAAACCAAGGAAGCCTCGGTTACCTAACAGTGAGTATATTAGATAAGCTAAAACAGAAGAATCAGCGCAAACACGCATTTATAACTCCACACAAGACACGATACAGATATTGTTTAAGCACATACCGGTAATCCGGAGTA is a window of Trichomycterus rosablanca isolate fTriRos1 chromosome 22, fTriRos1.hap1, whole genome shotgun sequence DNA encoding:
- the pold1 gene encoding DNA polymerase delta catalytic subunit — its product is MDFKRRNGGPALGSSQPKKGKPGPEWEDGPSHFEEELALFDEMDMEVESGEGQAGHHVIPVGDLFSADLNPRWRRPHAPVLHPDKDNLIFQQIDLDYYLGSAVAGMPGQIQGKVPIVRMFGVTDDGNSVCCHIHGFAPYFYIPAPTGFTRSHLSEFQKELNSVVLKDMRSNKDNISVTVLAVDITRKESMYGYHGKRILDFLRITMAMPRLVAPAKRLLEQGFKFANFPIQNYSTYEANIDFEIRFMVDSDVVGCCWIELPKGKYKLRKEKSSGETDSKDPGKVSLCQYEVDVGWTDLISHPAEGDWQRIAPLRVLSFDIECAGRKGVFPEAEVDPVIQIASMVQRQGEKEPFIRTVFTLQSCASIVGSQILCFTQEKQLLQSWAEFVRTVDPDIITGYNIQNFDLPYLLNRSAALKVNFFPYLGRVRGIKSVIKDSNFQSKQMGRRENKSVNMEGRVQFDLLQVLLRDYKLRSYTLNAVSFHFLQEQKEDVQHSIITDLQNGNEQTRRRLAVYCLKDAYLPLRLLQKLMCVINYMEMARVTGVPLTYLLSRGQQIKVVSQLLRHAVKQDLVMPVVKTEGGEDYTGATVIEPEKGYYSIPITTLDFSSLYPSIMMAHNLCYTALLQKDQAEKLGLSSDDFIKTPTGDYFVKSSVRKGLLPEILENLLSARKRAKTDLKKETDPFRKQVLDGRQLALKISANSVYGFTGAQVGKLPCLEISQSVTGFGRQMIEQTKQLVESKYTVANGFPADAKVIYGDTDSVMVKLGVDTVQDAMKMGKEAAEWISSHFVPPIKLEFEKVYYPYLLINKKRYAGLYFSSSAEHHDKMDCKGIETVRRDNCPLVANLINMCLQKTLIDRDPDGAVAHAKEVISDLLCNRIDISQLVITKELTRTAQEYAGKQAHVELAERMRKRDAGSAPNLGDRVPYVIIKAAKGVAAYMKSEDPIYVLENNIPIDTAYYLEQQLSKPLLRIFEPILGETKAESVLLKGDHTRCKTVLTSRVGGLMAFAQKRSTCIGCKAVLKTDAAVCDFCKKKESELYQKEIAHLSSLEEKFSRLWTQCQRCQGSLHEDVLCTSRDCPIFYMRKKVQKDLGDQEKLVSRFGW